A window of the Henckelia pumila isolate YLH828 chromosome 3, ASM3356847v2, whole genome shotgun sequence genome harbors these coding sequences:
- the LOC140889550 gene encoding uncharacterized protein: MCNASDTTLGAVLGQKRVKVLHMIYYASITLLAAQLNYATTEKELLAVLFSLDKFRSYLVGSKVIVHTDHSALKYLMSKKDAKLRLIHWERLRESSGGSSISSGESVGEHDIVNYLSSKFLPPNMNYQQKKKFFSELKYFLWEDPLLFKICADGVIRICIPAKEFGIDFMGPFPASEGNKYILVVVDYVSKWVDALACRTNDSRVVVKFLKKIFFARYGTPRAIISDGGTHFCNQHFDTLLCKYGVTHKVTTPYHLQTIGQVEISNRELKIILGKNVNSNRKEWSNKLDDALWDYRTEFKTPIGTSPFRLLYAKACHLPIELEHKALWATKFLNFDANATGAERMLKLNELEELRLDAYENARIYK, encoded by the exons ATGTGCAATGCTAGTGACACAACGTTGGGGGCCGTCCTTGGGCAGAAAAGGGTTAAAGTGCTACACATGATCTACTACGCCAGCATTACCTTGTTAGCCGCCCAATTGAACTATGCCACCACTGAAAAAGAGCTACTTGCGGTTTTGTTTTCACTTGACAAGTTCAGATCATATTTGGTGGGAAGCAAAGTCATTGTCCATACTGACCACTCGGCCCTGAAATACTTGATGAGCAAAAAGGATGCTAAACTCAGGTTAATTCACTGG GAAAGGCTCAGAGAATCAAGTGGTGGATCATCTATCTCGTCTGGAGAATCTGTTGGAgaacacg ACATTGTCAATTACCTatcaagtaagtttcttccccCGAACATGAattatcaacagaaaaagaaatttttctctgAGTTGAAgtattttttgtgggaagatccATTGCTTTTTAAGATTTGTGCAGATGGTGTAATTCGTATATGTATTCCAGCAAAAGAG TTTGGCATTGATTTTATGGGGCCGTTTCCCGCATCTGAAGGGAATAAATACATTCTAGTAGTGGTGGATTATGTGTCTAAATGGGTTGATGCACTAGCTTGTAGAACTAATGACTCTAGGGTGGtggtgaaatttttgaaaaaaattttcttTGCTAGATATGGTACACCTAGAGCTATTattagtgatggaggaacccatTTTTGTAACCAACATTTTGACACATTGCTGTGTAAATACGGGGTCACTCACAAGGTGACAACACCTTATCATCTCCAAACTATTGGCCAAGTTGAAATTTCAAATAGAGAATTGAAAATAATTTTgggaaaaaatgtaaattccaaTAGGAAAGAGTGGTCCAATAAATTAGATGACGCGTTATGGGATTATCGTACGGAATTTAAGACACCTATAGGCACttctccctttaggttgttatatgcCAAAGCGTGTCATCTTCCTATTGAACTTGAGCATAAAGCGTTATGGGCTacgaaatttttaaattttgatgctAATGCTACAGGTGCGGAGCGGATGCTGAAATTAAATGAGCTTGAAGAGTTAAGATTGGATGCATATGAGAATGCCAGgatttacaaataa